One segment of Micromonospora parathelypteridis DNA contains the following:
- a CDS encoding TetR/AcrR family transcriptional regulator, giving the protein MSVETAPRRRRLEPDARRGQILACAVRLFGERSYADVSTTDVAREAGVARGLVNHYFGAKKDLYLEVVRVMVTIPEVALERLPKGDLRSRVDASVSWFLDVVSRHSTSWLAAVTARGMGGDTDVERVLAEAEEVAADRMLVAVGLAGEAEHREELRGMVRAYGGLATSTAREWLQRGALTRAQVHLLLTTTLLTIVEQVIPQVIAGDGPTRPARPAAARTALPPEG; this is encoded by the coding sequence ATGAGTGTCGAGACGGCTCCTCGCCGCCGCCGTTTGGAGCCGGATGCCCGGCGCGGGCAGATCCTGGCCTGCGCGGTCCGGCTCTTCGGCGAACGCTCGTACGCGGACGTGTCGACCACCGACGTCGCCCGGGAGGCAGGCGTCGCTCGGGGCCTGGTCAACCACTACTTCGGTGCGAAGAAGGACCTCTACCTGGAGGTCGTCCGGGTCATGGTGACCATCCCCGAGGTTGCCCTGGAGCGGTTGCCCAAGGGTGATCTGCGGAGCCGGGTCGACGCCAGCGTCTCCTGGTTCCTCGACGTGGTGTCCCGACACAGCACCTCCTGGTTGGCCGCCGTCACCGCTCGGGGAATGGGCGGTGACACCGACGTGGAGCGGGTGCTCGCCGAAGCCGAGGAGGTCGCCGCGGACCGCATGCTCGTCGCCGTCGGGTTGGCCGGCGAGGCGGAGCACCGCGAGGAGTTGCGCGGGATGGTCCGGGCGTACGGCGGGCTGGCCACGTCGACCGCCCGGGAGTGGCTCCAGCGTGGGGCGTTGACCCGCGCCCAGGTGCACCTGCTGCTCACCACCACCCTGCTGACCATCGTCGAGCAGGTCATCCCGCAGGTCATCGCCGGTGACGGTCCGACCCGGCCGGCGCGCCCGGCGGCGGCGCGCACCGCACTGCCACCCGAGGGCTGA